The genomic stretch TGGCACTTGGCAGGCATTTTCACTATTGGCCTCTGAGTTTGTTTATTCTGTAAAGAATGAAAACATTATAGAGAACCTCTACAAAATCATATTTCTGTTCTGATGGCTATAAGGAAAGCACTTCAGGATCACTTAACAGAAAGTTCCAATAAGGAGCTTTGCGTTTTGAAGATGCTCCTAAGAGAataaaagtcatccatgaaatgGAATTGTCTAATGTCTTACCCTTGTGCTGAACAAGCCTTGAAGCATCTTTTGTGGTTGGCTGATCCAGACACAGTCTATGAATCTGCATTGGGTCTGTATGATTTAAATCTTGCAGGTTTCATATATTTATTTCTTAATTATCTCATCAATCATCTTAATTAATCTTTCATACATGTCTGATGATCTTGTGATAGATTATGTACAAACATAAACCAACTTCAATTTTCAGCAATCAACTCTTTAAAAGTTTGAAAAATGTTTAATTATTGCAGTTTCTATATACAGTTGCAAATTTAATCGATGTTAATTTCTTCAACTAAAGTCTAAGGCTTAGGTTAATCATCCAATTTTCTCTCAAGTGAACACCAATATGATCTCTGTCCATTCACACGAAGGCCAACGCGAGCTTTAACAAAAAGTTCGGTGTTGGACAGAAAATAACATCTAGGCAGAGGTGGACACCAACACCACCGATGCTTCAAATTCTTGAGCGTATATTTGATCAAGGCAATGGAACTCCAAGCaaggaaaataaagatataACTGCTGAAACTTAGCCACCTTGGCCAGATTTCTGAAACAAATGTATTATTTTGTGCCACCTACTAAGTCAGAAGTAGACGCTGAAGCTGATTCTAAGGATAAGAATACAAAGCCAGAGGAGTTAATTGGTTCGCAACAACAACTTAGTACTGTTAGGATGACTACTACTAATCGGTCAGAAAAGTTGTGCTTTCATAAGCTTGAGTTTCAGAAAGGCGAGAAAAGGTCGGTTTGTTTCTTGCAGACTAAATCACCGTTATTTGAACTGCAATGACAAAGAACAATGTCAGAATTTAAAGCTTAACGTTAATGAATGTCTCTAAAAGATATACCATGATAGAAGTTTTTCTAACTCACCGATACGTTAGTTTGATCTCCATGAGCCATTTATTCTTTGTCGGCTGCGTCAATGTCACTGAGCCTGTAAAAGGTCTACCTCTCTCCAGCTGTACTGCGGTAGGAAAGTAAATCAAAGTCTACAAATATTGATAACAAAATTAGTTTAACTATATTAAAAGCACAATATATACCTCAACTGCATGTTGCACACTGTAGATAAATCGAACCTAGACTTCAATAAGAAAATAACCAAGACTTCAATAAGAAAATAGTTTGTACCTGTTCCCAATGTGTTGGAGGAACACTAGGTCCAGTGCAAAGAACTAGTGCTGAATCCGTCCTATCTAGTGCTGATAgttgttcttcttcttgtcGTAATCCAGTAAACTCAGCATTAAACCAAAATGCAAAACCATTTACTCTACCTAGAAATAAACGccagaaaataaatatcaatAGATTGTAAGAAACTTTTAGAATTGCACAATGTAAATATCAACAATTTGTCCTACATAAAAAACTTACCTTGCTTCAGTGTTTTCATGCTAAAAGATTCTTCTATAGACATTAGCTCAGGAATGGTAATAGAATAGCAGTTGATGTGTTTCACCTGCAATGGTAAAAAATGAACAACTTTAAAAATCACAAACTAAAAACTACAACAGCcaacattaaaataaaaatgtgaaTACACAAATACAGCAACAAAGACAAAATTACAAGCAAGAAACGATTATACAGGTGGATTTTGTTATCAGAAGATATTTGGACAGCCTTGCTGCATTATTTGTtgtctttgtttttctttgtttaattttcttgttttggaGAACTTTTACCCTTCTTGTAGTTgcagtttttttctttttctttatatactCTCTCACACAAATGACAAAATTTAAGACCGAAAAGAAAAGGTCAACATGAAACAAGATCACTGAAAAAAATTGTGACTCACCACTTGAGGGTCTGCCAAAAGGTTTTTATCCTTGATTCTATCCACATTCGGTAAATTAAATGCATTTTGCTCGGTAAAATGTATCATTACTGACActgaaattattttaaatttaaccaCAGAATAagtatagtaaaaaaataattgtcattgaaaaaaaattacatagctttatatatatatatacttactATCAATGTCAGCAACATCTTGCCAAAACTCAACTTTTTGACAGTATCGTTCAAAATTGGTGAAAGGAGTCATAAACAACTTCATGAGCAGAACAAGATATCAGTGAATTTCTAATTGCATTCAAGCAGTATTCATAAATCAAAAGGATTACCGTTCCGCTTGAAGGGAGAATTACACCTCCAGGTTTAAGCCAGCGATCTCTGGCAGTGATAACTCTTAAAAGCATGtcctaaagaaaaaggtttttttttttttttattcacaatTGGTCAATGCTTTGCTTAATACAATTCAAACTGACCTTAGGTATCTATTCAACTTAAATTTtaggataaagtatattttttgtccttgAAGTTTGTTCAAAGTTTAAAAAATActcctaatttttattttgtttcaattttattccaaaaattttcgatttgcatcaaatatatctatgacaactaatttttcaaaaaatttaggatGAATTTAGCAACTCATAAGAACAACTTTCAATACAGGAAAAATCAGACTTAGGTGTCATGCATTATTGCTTGATTGGTCctaaactttttgaaaatttagctgtcagtgatatatttgatgcaaatcgaaaacttcaaagagaaaattaaaacaaaataaaacttaagaaaatttttaaaaatttttaacaaacttcatggataaaatatattttaccctaaattttaataaacaaagaACCACATTgtaaaaattttcatatatGATTTTACAATATCGTGTTTCAACATTAGACTTAAAAAATTCAGATATGCACctcgcctagaagcatctggCCCATCCACTCAGAAACTATAACATCCACATCCTCATTTATTTCAACATCCTGCTCATCAATATAAAACAAGTAAATAATAAACAAACTGATCTACAATCCTACTGGACAAAAAATGAATCTAGAAAATTCAATAAAGTTTCTATATACTCAAAGGAGTTGAAGAAACCAACTGAATTTTCGCAACCAAAAGGTCCTCTTAATTGTTTAAATTAACATTTAGCCAGTGACAATTTGATTTTGTTATCCAAttcgaaaaataaaattgaaatcaAATTCATACTGCATATCCAAAATGTTTGGTCATTCTACTTTTTAGATGTCAAGTCAATATTTAGACCATCGTAATCTAAGGTAGAAAAGTACCAAAATTCTTTCGtagattaaaatttattgttcATAGTGCCTACCTCAAATCGCCCTCTCACTACAATGATAACATGTGAACGATTATTTGCGTGAACAATATTTGTCACCTGCTTGTAGAGGGGTAAAAGTAAGTagaaacaaaaaacacaaaatacatTACAAGTTCGATGATTATGTAACAAGCAAATAATTTGCCTTGTCGTGTTACAGAACTATGATAGAATATAAATCTGATGTTAGAGGGTTTAAACTTTTAGGTGATCCTCGACATGGTATCCCAATTTCACATTCTCCAAGACCACATGATTGAGTTAGTTAAATTTTTGTATAAGATAAAAGTGAGTGGATTGCTGAGCAAAAGATGGATTATTGACaat from Arachis stenosperma cultivar V10309 chromosome 9, arast.V10309.gnm1.PFL2, whole genome shotgun sequence encodes the following:
- the LOC130950270 gene encoding probable protein arginine N-methyltransferase 6, whose product is MLQQDPNAEPQIPRPCFQRRYPETDFYEKKNRDKVRNHTYKSAIEYHADNIRNKVVLDLGCGTGILSILCAKAGARKVYAVDAGTDIAGQVTNIVHANNRSHVIIVVRGRFEDVEINEDVDVIVSEWMGQMLLGEDMLLRVITARDRWLKPGGVILPSSGTLFMTPFTNFERYCQKVEFWQDVADIDMSVMIHFTEQNAFNLPNVDRIKDKNLLADPQVVKHINCYSITIPELMSIEESFSMKTLKQGRVNGFAFWFNAEFTGLRQEEEQLSALDRTDSALVLCTGPSVPPTHWEQTLIYFPTAVQLERGRPFTGSVTLTQPTKNKWLMEIKLTYRSNNGDLVCKKQTDLFSPF